CCAGCGGTGGCTGGGGTGGGGGCCGGTCAAGTTCCAGCCCTCCGAGCTCGCGAAGTTGGCGACCGTGGTCGTGCTCGCGAGCATGCTCTCGCAGCGTCGGGTCGACCTGACGCAGCTCGGTACCCTGGCCAAGGCGATCTTCGTCGCGGGCGTCCCGTTCCTCCTCGTCTTGAAGCAGCCCGATCTGGGGACGTCGCTCTGCTTCATCAGCATTCTGATCACGATGCTCTACTGGGGCGGGCTCTCGTTCCTCTTTCTCTTCCTGCTCCTGACGCCGATGATCAATGTCGCGCTGTCGTTCTATTTCCCGGCCTGGGTGGTTTTCGCCGTCGTTCTCGCGTTCGTCCTCTATCGCTCGCGGCTGCGTCTCGCCCCGCTCGTCCTGGTGGTGGCGGTGAACCTCGCGGTGGGCATCGTCACGCCCCAGGTCTGGAACCACCTCGAGCCCTACCAGCGCCAGCGCATCACGACGTTCATCGATCCCAGCGCCGACTCCTACGGGGCGGGCTATCAGATCATCCAATCCAAGATCGCGATCGGCTCGGGCGGGATCGTGGGGAAGGGCTTCCTCCACGGGACGCAGAAGGCGCTCGAGTTCCTCCCCGAGCAGCACACCGACTTCATTTTCTCGGTGGTGGGCGAGGAGACCGGATTCCTGGGAGCGGCGCTCGTTACGGTGCTCTACATGGTGCTGATCCTGCGCGGGGTGAGGGTCGCCCATCGGGCGCGAAACCGGTTCGGCAGCCTCCTGGCCATTGGCATGACCTCGATCTTTCTGTACCATGTCGTCGTCAACATTTGCATGACCGTCGGGCTCGCGCCCGTCACCGGGTTGCCGCTTCCGCTCTTGAGCTACGGCGGCACCTCGCTCGTGACGAGCTTCCTGCAGGTCGGTCTGATTCAAAATATCGCCATGCGATGGCGCGAGTACTGACCCGGAGATCCGCTTGCATCCAACACTGTTGAAGCTCGGATCGTTTCAGATTCACAGCTACGGCCTTCTCCTCGCGATCGCGTTTCTCGTCGCGATCCAGATCTTCGTCGTCCGCGGAAAGCGCCGCGGGATCTCCGAGGACGCGCTCCACACGATCTCCCTGGTCCTCCTGATCCTCGCGATCGTGGGCGGGCGGGGCCTGTTCGTGCTGACGCATTGGTCCGAGTACGCCGCCGATCCGCTCGGAATCCTCCGCCTGTGGGAAGGCGGCCTCATGTTGTACGGCGGGTACGTGCTTGCCATCGTCGGCGGGATCGTCTACGTGCGGCGGGCCAAGCTGCCGCTCTGGAAGGTGGCCGACGCCGCCGCGCCGGCGATGGCGCTGGGCATCGGCATCGGGCGGATCGGCTGCTTTCTGAACGGCTGCTGCTTCGGGATCCCGACCCACGCGCCCTGGGGCGTCCAGTTTCCCCCAGGATCGTATTCGACATTTGTATTCCCGGGATCGCACATCCACCCGTCCCAGCTCTACATGGTGCTGTCGGGCGTCCTCCTCTTCGTCGTGCTTCTCCGCCTCGATCGGAAGCCGCGCTTCGACGGCTATCTTTTTTGGATGGGGGTCGCGCTCGACTCTGTTCTCCGGTTCGGAATCGACTTCACCCGCTACTACGATTCCACCTCGTTCCTGGGCAAGATCGGCGGGCTATCCTTCAACATCAACCAGATCCTGAGCGCGGTCCTCTTCCTCACGTCGATCGCGATGCTGAAGATCCTCTCCCGCCGACGGGCCGCGGCGGTCGGCGCCCCGCCGCAGGGCGGTACCCCGGACGCCAGGACGGGCCCCCGCGCCGAGGTCGAGACTCCCCCGACGGGAGCCCCCGAGCCCCGCTCGGCGCGCTGAGGGTGGAGGGCCGCTTGGCCCCGCGCCTCACCGGCCCGACCCGCCTCTACGCGGTGCTGGGGCACCCGGTGAATCATTCGCTCTCTCCCTCGATGCAGAACGCGGCGTTCCGCGCGACCGGGATCGACGCCACCTACGTCGCGCTGGACGTTCCGCCCGAGCGGCTGGCGGAGGTCTTGAGGGAGCTCCACGCCGCGGGATTCTCCGGGCTCAACCTCACGGCGCCGCACAAGGAAGCCGCGTGGGCGCTCGTTCGGGGCGCGACGGACGAGGCGAAGCGATCCCGCGCGGTGAACACGCTCCGCCGCGAGGAATCGGGATGGGCGGGGCACGCGACGGACGGTCCGGGATTCGCCGCGTGGATCGACTCGCTCGGCGTCGCCGTACGGGGAGCGCGCGTGCTCCTGCTGGGTGCGGGAGGCGCGGCCCGGAGTGTGGCACCGGTCCTGGCTTCGCTCCAGCCGGCCTCGGTCCACGTCGTCAGCCGCGACCGCGGTCGCGCGCGGGCGGTCGCGGACGAGATCCGTCCCAGCGGCCGTGGCGGCCCCTCGACCGAGGTGACGGCCGCGGCGCTCGCCGAGAAGAGCGAACCGGGGCGAGGGTGGGATCTGCTCGTTCGCGCCCTTTCCTCGAGCGCCGTGGATGCGGTCGAGGCCCTTTGGTGGGAACATCTCGATCCGGGCGGGCTGGTCCTCGACCTGAACTACGGAGCCCGCGCCGTCGCGACGCGCGAGAAAGCCGCAGCGTGGAAGCATCGATTCGAGGACGGGCTCGGGATGTTGCTTCACCAGGGGGCGATCTCGTTCGAGTACTGGACCGGTAAGCCGGCGCCTCTCGACGCGATGCGCGCGGCGCTCGTCGCGGGCGGGGGATCGCGGTGAGACGTGTGGGGGACCTTCGGCGGTGTGGTGGTGGCGCGATCTCATCGATTGCTTGTCCGACCGGCGGTGCCCCGGCTGCGTCGGACGCGTTCCACGCGACCGCGAGGTCTGTGACGCGTGCGACGCCATGGTGCCCCGGAGCGGCTCGGTCCTCTGCCTTCACTGCCTGCATGAAGACCCTTCGGATCCCGCCGCGTCGGTAGGCGCCTGTCCGTCGCATGGATCGCGGCGCCTCGCGCTCGCGGGACCGCGCTACGAAGCTCCGCTCGACAGGATCCTCCACGCGTTCAAGTACGATGGGGCGCGCCGCCTCGGCCCCTGGATCGCTTCGCTCCTTCCCGAGCCGCCCGACCGGGCCGGCACGATCGGTCGAGAAGCCGTTCTTGTTCCGGTGCCCCTCCATCCCGCGCGGCGGGCGTGGCGCGGCTTCGACCAGGCGCTCCTCCTGGCCGAGGACGCGTCGCTCCGGTGGGGAATTCCCGTGGTCCAGGCCCTCGAGCGCGTGCGGGACCATGAGCCGCAGGCCCGCCTCGACGCAGTGGTCCGGCGCGAGAACGTTCGAGGCGCGTTCCGTGTGGCCCGCCCGACCCTCGTGCTCGACCGGCCGGTTCTCCTAGTGGACGACGTGGTGACGACCGGAAGCACGCTGCTCGAAGCGGCGGGGGTCCTGGAATCTGCCGGCGCGGCGTGGATTCTGGCGCTCTCCCCGACCCACGGAGGCCTTGCCAAGTGGCCGGAACCCATGTCCCAGGATGCGGTTGTGGGGGAGCGGCGCCTGTGGTAGCCTCAGCGACTTGGTCGCGGAGGGTACCGCGCCATGCGATTTCGTTTTAACGCCTACACTTTCAGTCGGTTACCCTAGACCCGAGCCTTATTGGAGAGGCGCCATGGACAAGCTCCGCCTTCT
This portion of the Candidatus Eisenbacteria bacterium genome encodes:
- the rodA gene encoding rod shape-determining protein RodA produces the protein MLTPRISSDLDRPLLVTTVLLALIGIAFVYSATMMPASTVEHGLYLRQFIWLAIALGAGALAAAVPYRIYEGKTAWLFYGIGVALLLLTLVIGHVGLGAQRWLGWGPVKFQPSELAKLATVVVLASMLSQRRVDLTQLGTLAKAIFVAGVPFLLVLKQPDLGTSLCFISILITMLYWGGLSFLFLFLLLTPMINVALSFYFPAWVVFAVVLAFVLYRSRLRLAPLVLVVAVNLAVGIVTPQVWNHLEPYQRQRITTFIDPSADSYGAGYQIIQSKIAIGSGGIVGKGFLHGTQKALEFLPEQHTDFIFSVVGEETGFLGAALVTVLYMVLILRGVRVAHRARNRFGSLLAIGMTSIFLYHVVVNICMTVGLAPVTGLPLPLLSYGGTSLVTSFLQVGLIQNIAMRWREY
- the lgt gene encoding prolipoprotein diacylglyceryl transferase codes for the protein MSPCDGASTDPEIRLHPTLLKLGSFQIHSYGLLLAIAFLVAIQIFVVRGKRRGISEDALHTISLVLLILAIVGGRGLFVLTHWSEYAADPLGILRLWEGGLMLYGGYVLAIVGGIVYVRRAKLPLWKVADAAAPAMALGIGIGRIGCFLNGCCFGIPTHAPWGVQFPPGSYSTFVFPGSHIHPSQLYMVLSGVLLFVVLLRLDRKPRFDGYLFWMGVALDSVLRFGIDFTRYYDSTSFLGKIGGLSFNINQILSAVLFLTSIAMLKILSRRRAAAVGAPPQGGTPDARTGPRAEVETPPTGAPEPRSAR
- a CDS encoding ComF family protein, whose translation is MWWWRDLIDCLSDRRCPGCVGRVPRDREVCDACDAMVPRSGSVLCLHCLHEDPSDPAASVGACPSHGSRRLALAGPRYEAPLDRILHAFKYDGARRLGPWIASLLPEPPDRAGTIGREAVLVPVPLHPARRAWRGFDQALLLAEDASLRWGIPVVQALERVRDHEPQARLDAVVRRENVRGAFRVARPTLVLDRPVLLVDDVVTTGSTLLEAAGVLESAGAAWILALSPTHGGLAKWPEPMSQDAVVGERRLW
- a CDS encoding shikimate dehydrogenase → MAPRLTGPTRLYAVLGHPVNHSLSPSMQNAAFRATGIDATYVALDVPPERLAEVLRELHAAGFSGLNLTAPHKEAAWALVRGATDEAKRSRAVNTLRREESGWAGHATDGPGFAAWIDSLGVAVRGARVLLLGAGGAARSVAPVLASLQPASVHVVSRDRGRARAVADEIRPSGRGGPSTEVTAAALAEKSEPGRGWDLLVRALSSSAVDAVEALWWEHLDPGGLVLDLNYGARAVATREKAAAWKHRFEDGLGMLLHQGAISFEYWTGKPAPLDAMRAALVAGGGSR